Proteins encoded together in one Lathyrus oleraceus cultivar Zhongwan6 chromosome 5, CAAS_Psat_ZW6_1.0, whole genome shotgun sequence window:
- the LOC127088303 gene encoding pentatricopeptide repeat-containing protein At5g27460 isoform X3: MENQKQFRPNPADHAMKVELIIKNYGLMEAEEYFMSIRDSAGKKAAYLPLLRGYVRDREISKAETFMEKLYEMGLVVNPHPYNEMMKLYLATCEYRKVPLVIQQMKRNKVPCNVLSYNLWMNACDEGKGYGVAAVETVFRAMQNDENVEVGWSSLATLANAYMKAGQSEKAILVLKNAEEKLSTCDRLGYFFIITLYASLKQKEGVLRLWEASKAVGGRINCANYICILTCLVKLGDIAQAKRIFNEWESNCQKYDIRVSNVLLGAYVRNGAIEEAESLHLHTLQKGGYPNYKTWEILIEGYVKRQKMDEAIIAMKRALAMLKDCHWRPPQGLVLAIAEYLEKCGNFEYANEYIRDIHNLGLGSLSLYKVLLRMHLSAKKPPQHILKMINEDKVEMDSETFSILKAFTGLVA; the protein is encoded by the coding sequence ATGGAAAACCAAAAACAATTCCGTCCAAATCCAGCTGATCATGCAATGAAAGTGGAGTTAATCATTAAAAATTATGGCCTAATGGAAGCTGAAGAATATTTTATGAGTATACGTGACTCAGCTGGAAAGAAAGCTGCGTATCTTCCACTTCTACGTGGCTATGTAAGAGATAGGGAAATCAGTAAAGCTGAGACTTTCATGGAGAAGCTCTATGAAATGGGGCTAGTTGTTAACCCTCACCCTTATAATGAGATGATGAAACTATATCTTGCCACATGTGAGTATCGGAAGGTGCCCCTTGTTATCCAGCAAATGAAACGAAATAAAGTACCCTGCAATGTTTTGTCCTACAACCTTTGGATGAATGCTTGTGATGAGGGAAAAGGATATGGGGTTGCAGCAGTGGAAACAGTTTTTAGAGCAATGCAAAATGATGAGAATGTTGAGGTGGGATGGAGCAGTCTTGCTACTTTAGCCAATGCTTATATGAAAGCAGGGCAATCTGAGAAAGCCATTCTAGTTCTCAAAAATGCTGAAGAGAAACTATCTACCTGTGACCGTCTTGGTTACTTCTTCATCATAACACTATATGCCTCTTTGAAGCAAAAGGAGGGAGTCTTGCGGTTGTGGGAAGCCAGTAAGGCAGTTGGTGGAAGAATCAATTGTGCTAACTACATTTGCATACTAACATGCTTGGTGAAGCTTGGGGACATAGCACAAGCAAAGAGAATCTTCAATGAATGGGAGTCTAATTGTCAGAAATATGATATCAGAGTCTCTAATGTTCTTTTAGGTGCATATGTGCGGAATGGAGCGATTGAAGAAGCTGAATCATTACATCTTCACACATTGCAGAAGGGTGGTTATCCAAACTACAAGACATGGGAGATTCTCATTGAAGGATATGTCAAGAGGCAAAAGATGGACGAGGCTATTATTGCCATGAAAAGAGCTTTGGCTATGTTGAAAGACTGTCATTGGAGGCCACCACAAGGACTTGTATTAGCCATAGCTGAGTATTTGGAGAAATGTGGGAATTTTGAATATGCAAACGAGTACATCAGAGATATTCATAATCTAGGTCTTGGAAGTTTATCATTGTACAAAGTATTGCTTAGAATGCACCTTTCTGCTAAAAAACCACCTCAACATATCCTTAAAATGATTAATGAAGACAAAGTTGAGATGGATAGTGAGACATTTTCCATTCTTAAAGCCTTCACTGGGTTGGTAGCATAA
- the LOC127088303 gene encoding pentatricopeptide repeat-containing protein At5g27460 isoform X1: protein MANHALNAGIRRSISFVLSARNLWIQAESRASAFSEKQNLKSLIAGFKPSSRSPLLLLQNWIDQGNKLSPSELRCISRTLIKSKRYNHALEVLKWMENQKQFRPNPADHAMKVELIIKNYGLMEAEEYFMSIRDSAGKKAAYLPLLRGYVRDREISKAETFMEKLYEMGLVVNPHPYNEMMKLYLATCEYRKVPLVIQQMKRNKVPCNVLSYNLWMNACDEGKGYGVAAVETVFRAMQNDENVEVGWSSLATLANAYMKAGQSEKAILVLKNAEEKLSTCDRLGYFFIITLYASLKQKEGVLRLWEASKAVGGRINCANYICILTCLVKLGDIAQAKRIFNEWESNCQKYDIRVSNVLLGAYVRNGAIEEAESLHLHTLQKGGYPNYKTWEILIEGYVKRQKMDEAIIAMKRALAMLKDCHWRPPQGLVLAIAEYLEKCGNFEYANEYIRDIHNLGLGSLSLYKVLLRMHLSAKKPPQHILKMINEDKVEMDSETFSILKAFTGLVA from the exons ATGGCGAATCACGCTCTCAACGCCGGAATACGACG CAGCATCAGCTTTGTTTTGAGCGCACGAAATCTTTGGATCCAAGCAGAATCTCGTGCTTCTGCATTTTCAGAGAAACAGAACCTGAAGAGCCTAATTGCTGGATTCAAACCTTCAAGTCGGAGTCCATTGCTGTTGCTTCAAAATTGGATTGACCAAGGTAACAAGCTTTCACCATCGGAACTCAGATGCATCTCCAGAACCCTAATAAAATCCAAACGCTATAACCACGCTTTAGAG GTGTTGAAGTGGATGGAAAACCAAAAACAATTCCGTCCAAATCCAGCTGATCATGCAATGAAAGTGGAGTTAATCATTAAAAATTATGGCCTAATGGAAGCTGAAGAATATTTTATGAGTATACGTGACTCAGCTGGAAAGAAAGCTGCGTATCTTCCACTTCTACGTGGCTATGTAAGAGATAGGGAAATCAGTAAAGCTGAGACTTTCATGGAGAAGCTCTATGAAATGGGGCTAGTTGTTAACCCTCACCCTTATAATGAGATGATGAAACTATATCTTGCCACATGTGAGTATCGGAAGGTGCCCCTTGTTATCCAGCAAATGAAACGAAATAAAGTACCCTGCAATGTTTTGTCCTACAACCTTTGGATGAATGCTTGTGATGAGGGAAAAGGATATGGGGTTGCAGCAGTGGAAACAGTTTTTAGAGCAATGCAAAATGATGAGAATGTTGAGGTGGGATGGAGCAGTCTTGCTACTTTAGCCAATGCTTATATGAAAGCAGGGCAATCTGAGAAAGCCATTCTAGTTCTCAAAAATGCTGAAGAGAAACTATCTACCTGTGACCGTCTTGGTTACTTCTTCATCATAACACTATATGCCTCTTTGAAGCAAAAGGAGGGAGTCTTGCGGTTGTGGGAAGCCAGTAAGGCAGTTGGTGGAAGAATCAATTGTGCTAACTACATTTGCATACTAACATGCTTGGTGAAGCTTGGGGACATAGCACAAGCAAAGAGAATCTTCAATGAATGGGAGTCTAATTGTCAGAAATATGATATCAGAGTCTCTAATGTTCTTTTAGGTGCATATGTGCGGAATGGAGCGATTGAAGAAGCTGAATCATTACATCTTCACACATTGCAGAAGGGTGGTTATCCAAACTACAAGACATGGGAGATTCTCATTGAAGGATATGTCAAGAGGCAAAAGATGGACGAGGCTATTATTGCCATGAAAAGAGCTTTGGCTATGTTGAAAGACTGTCATTGGAGGCCACCACAAGGACTTGTATTAGCCATAGCTGAGTATTTGGAGAAATGTGGGAATTTTGAATATGCAAACGAGTACATCAGAGATATTCATAATCTAGGTCTTGGAAGTTTATCATTGTACAAAGTATTGCTTAGAATGCACCTTTCTGCTAAAAAACCACCTCAACATATCCTTAAAATGATTAATGAAGACAAAGTTGAGATGGATAGTGAGACATTTTCCATTCTTAAAGCCTTCACTGGGTTGGTAGCATAA
- the LOC127088303 gene encoding pentatricopeptide repeat-containing protein At5g27460 isoform X2, whose protein sequence is MANHALNAGIRRISFVLSARNLWIQAESRASAFSEKQNLKSLIAGFKPSSRSPLLLLQNWIDQGNKLSPSELRCISRTLIKSKRYNHALEVLKWMENQKQFRPNPADHAMKVELIIKNYGLMEAEEYFMSIRDSAGKKAAYLPLLRGYVRDREISKAETFMEKLYEMGLVVNPHPYNEMMKLYLATCEYRKVPLVIQQMKRNKVPCNVLSYNLWMNACDEGKGYGVAAVETVFRAMQNDENVEVGWSSLATLANAYMKAGQSEKAILVLKNAEEKLSTCDRLGYFFIITLYASLKQKEGVLRLWEASKAVGGRINCANYICILTCLVKLGDIAQAKRIFNEWESNCQKYDIRVSNVLLGAYVRNGAIEEAESLHLHTLQKGGYPNYKTWEILIEGYVKRQKMDEAIIAMKRALAMLKDCHWRPPQGLVLAIAEYLEKCGNFEYANEYIRDIHNLGLGSLSLYKVLLRMHLSAKKPPQHILKMINEDKVEMDSETFSILKAFTGLVA, encoded by the exons ATGGCGAATCACGCTCTCAACGCCGGAATACGACG CATCAGCTTTGTTTTGAGCGCACGAAATCTTTGGATCCAAGCAGAATCTCGTGCTTCTGCATTTTCAGAGAAACAGAACCTGAAGAGCCTAATTGCTGGATTCAAACCTTCAAGTCGGAGTCCATTGCTGTTGCTTCAAAATTGGATTGACCAAGGTAACAAGCTTTCACCATCGGAACTCAGATGCATCTCCAGAACCCTAATAAAATCCAAACGCTATAACCACGCTTTAGAG GTGTTGAAGTGGATGGAAAACCAAAAACAATTCCGTCCAAATCCAGCTGATCATGCAATGAAAGTGGAGTTAATCATTAAAAATTATGGCCTAATGGAAGCTGAAGAATATTTTATGAGTATACGTGACTCAGCTGGAAAGAAAGCTGCGTATCTTCCACTTCTACGTGGCTATGTAAGAGATAGGGAAATCAGTAAAGCTGAGACTTTCATGGAGAAGCTCTATGAAATGGGGCTAGTTGTTAACCCTCACCCTTATAATGAGATGATGAAACTATATCTTGCCACATGTGAGTATCGGAAGGTGCCCCTTGTTATCCAGCAAATGAAACGAAATAAAGTACCCTGCAATGTTTTGTCCTACAACCTTTGGATGAATGCTTGTGATGAGGGAAAAGGATATGGGGTTGCAGCAGTGGAAACAGTTTTTAGAGCAATGCAAAATGATGAGAATGTTGAGGTGGGATGGAGCAGTCTTGCTACTTTAGCCAATGCTTATATGAAAGCAGGGCAATCTGAGAAAGCCATTCTAGTTCTCAAAAATGCTGAAGAGAAACTATCTACCTGTGACCGTCTTGGTTACTTCTTCATCATAACACTATATGCCTCTTTGAAGCAAAAGGAGGGAGTCTTGCGGTTGTGGGAAGCCAGTAAGGCAGTTGGTGGAAGAATCAATTGTGCTAACTACATTTGCATACTAACATGCTTGGTGAAGCTTGGGGACATAGCACAAGCAAAGAGAATCTTCAATGAATGGGAGTCTAATTGTCAGAAATATGATATCAGAGTCTCTAATGTTCTTTTAGGTGCATATGTGCGGAATGGAGCGATTGAAGAAGCTGAATCATTACATCTTCACACATTGCAGAAGGGTGGTTATCCAAACTACAAGACATGGGAGATTCTCATTGAAGGATATGTCAAGAGGCAAAAGATGGACGAGGCTATTATTGCCATGAAAAGAGCTTTGGCTATGTTGAAAGACTGTCATTGGAGGCCACCACAAGGACTTGTATTAGCCATAGCTGAGTATTTGGAGAAATGTGGGAATTTTGAATATGCAAACGAGTACATCAGAGATATTCATAATCTAGGTCTTGGAAGTTTATCATTGTACAAAGTATTGCTTAGAATGCACCTTTCTGCTAAAAAACCACCTCAACATATCCTTAAAATGATTAATGAAGACAAAGTTGAGATGGATAGTGAGACATTTTCCATTCTTAAAGCCTTCACTGGGTTGGTAGCATAA